In Polypterus senegalus isolate Bchr_013 chromosome 12, ASM1683550v1, whole genome shotgun sequence, the following are encoded in one genomic region:
- the nmba gene encoding neuromedin Ba: MTEVIMNRVCQLWILTGLLFCCVSLTASVSLDLTELRNKVAKIKVNPRGNLWATGHFMGKKSVLDSPMMEDESLGAALQPDLSEQELRELITEEVLKVALQAQLQDTRGKEDFSDKDTGILLKVLGSYIQNTRK, encoded by the exons ATGACCGAAGTTATTATGAACCGGGTCTGCCAGCTCTGGATCCTTACCGGTCTGCTATTTTGCTGCGTGTCGCTGACAGCTTCAGTGAGCTTAGATCTCACTGAACTCAGAAATAAAGTCGCGAAAATAAAAGTTAACCCTAGAGGGAATCTTTGGGCGACAG GTCACTTTATGGGTAAAAAGAGTGTACTTGACAGCCCAATGATGGAGGACGAGTCCTTGGGTGCAGCACTCCAGCCTGACCTCAGCGAGCAGGAGTTACGGGAGCTGATCACAGAGGAGGTGCTGAAAGTGGCGCTTCAGGCTCAACTGCAGGACACGAGAGGGAAAGAGGACTTCAGCGACAAG GATACAGGGATTTTGTTGAAGGTATTGGGAAGCTATATACAAAACACCAGAAAGTGA